The following are encoded together in the Juglans microcarpa x Juglans regia isolate MS1-56 chromosome 2D, Jm3101_v1.0, whole genome shotgun sequence genome:
- the LOC121250820 gene encoding probable serine incorporator isoform X2, with translation MESGESSSNERYVYGLIFLVATLLAWAARDYGRNALTEMEKLEGCKGAKDCLGAEGVLRVSLGCFAFFITMFLSTAGTTKLNESRDSWHSGWWFAKIVMWIGFTAITFLLPSVIIQLYGEIAHFGAGVFLLIQLTSIISFIMWLNDCCQPDKNAERCQVYVMLLATTAYVVCLVGIILMYIWYTPEPSCLLNIFFITWTLVLLQLMTSVSLHPKVNAGILTPGFMGLYVVFICWCAIRSEPAGENCIRKAEASDRTDWLTIISFVVAVLAIVIATFSTGIDSQCFQFRKDETQAEDDVPYGYGFFHFVFATGAMYFAMLLIGWNTHHAIKKWTIDVGWTSTWVRIVNEWLAVCVYLWMLVSPIIWKSRQTAESA, from the exons ATGGAGAGTGGTGAAAGCAGCAGCAATGAAAG ATATGTCTACGGCTTGATTTTTCTAGTTGCAACCCTTCTAGCATGGGCTGCTCGGGATTATGGCCGCAATGCCTTGACGGAAATGGAGA AATTAGAAGGATGCAAAGGTGCCAAGGACTGTTTGGGTGCTGAAGGTGTTTTGCGAGTGAGCTTGGGGTGCTTT GCATTTTTTATCACAATGTTTCTTTCAACAGCTGGCACCACAAAGTTGAATGAGTCCAGAGATTCATGGCATTCTGGATGGTGGTTTGCCAAGATCGTCATGTGGATTGGTTTCACCGCTATCACTTTTTTGCTTCCTTCTGTCATTATTCAGCTCTATG GGGAGATTGCCCATTTTGGAGCCGG GGTCTTTCTTCTCATTCAGCTGACAAGCATAATTAGTTTCATTATGTGGCTGAACGATTGTTGTCAGCCTGACAAAAATGCAGAAAGATG CCAAGTCTATGTGATGTTACTGGCAACTACTGCATATGTTGTGTGCTTGGTAGGGATCATTTTGATGTATATTTGGTATACACCCGAGCCATCTTGCCtcctcaacatttttttcattaccTGGACCTTGGTACTCCTCCAACTAATGACCAGTGTCTCTCTTCATCCGAAA GTGAATGCTGGCATCTTGACACCAGGGTTCATGGGGCTTTATGTGGTATTCATCTGTTGGTGTGCAATTAGAAG TGAACCAGCAGGGGAAAATTGCATCAGGAAGGCAGAAGCTTCAGATAGGACAGACTGGCTTACCATCATA AGCTTTGTTGTTGCTGTGCTTGCAATAGTTATTGCCACATTTTCGACAGGCATAGATTCCCAATGCTTTCAG TTCAGAAAGGATGAGACGCAAGCCGAAGATGATGTTCCATATGGATATGGCTTCTTTCATTTTGTCTTTGCCACGGGAGCAATGTACTTTGCAATGCTATTAATTGGTTGGAATACCCATCATGCTATAAAAAA GTGGACTATTGACGTGGGTTGGACCAGCACATGGGTCAGAATCGTTAATGAGTGGCTGGCAGTCTGTGTCTACT TATGGATGCTGGTGTCTCCAATCATATGGAAGAGCAGACAAACAGCTGAATCCGCATGA
- the LOC121250820 gene encoding probable serine incorporator isoform X1 — MESGESSSNERYGVFKDSSWFRQFRNGSNPWMARYVYGLIFLVATLLAWAARDYGRNALTEMEKLEGCKGAKDCLGAEGVLRVSLGCFAFFITMFLSTAGTTKLNESRDSWHSGWWFAKIVMWIGFTAITFLLPSVIIQLYGEIAHFGAGVFLLIQLTSIISFIMWLNDCCQPDKNAERCQVYVMLLATTAYVVCLVGIILMYIWYTPEPSCLLNIFFITWTLVLLQLMTSVSLHPKVNAGILTPGFMGLYVVFICWCAIRSEPAGENCIRKAEASDRTDWLTIISFVVAVLAIVIATFSTGIDSQCFQFRKDETQAEDDVPYGYGFFHFVFATGAMYFAMLLIGWNTHHAIKKWTIDVGWTSTWVRIVNEWLAVCVYLWMLVSPIIWKSRQTAESA, encoded by the exons ATGGAGAGTGGTGAAAGCAGCAGCAATGAAAGGTACGGCGTGTTCAAGGATTCCTCATGGTTTCGCCAGTTCCGTAATGGTTCCAATCCTTGGATGGCCAGATATGTCTACGGCTTGATTTTTCTAGTTGCAACCCTTCTAGCATGGGCTGCTCGGGATTATGGCCGCAATGCCTTGACGGAAATGGAGA AATTAGAAGGATGCAAAGGTGCCAAGGACTGTTTGGGTGCTGAAGGTGTTTTGCGAGTGAGCTTGGGGTGCTTT GCATTTTTTATCACAATGTTTCTTTCAACAGCTGGCACCACAAAGTTGAATGAGTCCAGAGATTCATGGCATTCTGGATGGTGGTTTGCCAAGATCGTCATGTGGATTGGTTTCACCGCTATCACTTTTTTGCTTCCTTCTGTCATTATTCAGCTCTATG GGGAGATTGCCCATTTTGGAGCCGG GGTCTTTCTTCTCATTCAGCTGACAAGCATAATTAGTTTCATTATGTGGCTGAACGATTGTTGTCAGCCTGACAAAAATGCAGAAAGATG CCAAGTCTATGTGATGTTACTGGCAACTACTGCATATGTTGTGTGCTTGGTAGGGATCATTTTGATGTATATTTGGTATACACCCGAGCCATCTTGCCtcctcaacatttttttcattaccTGGACCTTGGTACTCCTCCAACTAATGACCAGTGTCTCTCTTCATCCGAAA GTGAATGCTGGCATCTTGACACCAGGGTTCATGGGGCTTTATGTGGTATTCATCTGTTGGTGTGCAATTAGAAG TGAACCAGCAGGGGAAAATTGCATCAGGAAGGCAGAAGCTTCAGATAGGACAGACTGGCTTACCATCATA AGCTTTGTTGTTGCTGTGCTTGCAATAGTTATTGCCACATTTTCGACAGGCATAGATTCCCAATGCTTTCAG TTCAGAAAGGATGAGACGCAAGCCGAAGATGATGTTCCATATGGATATGGCTTCTTTCATTTTGTCTTTGCCACGGGAGCAATGTACTTTGCAATGCTATTAATTGGTTGGAATACCCATCATGCTATAAAAAA GTGGACTATTGACGTGGGTTGGACCAGCACATGGGTCAGAATCGTTAATGAGTGGCTGGCAGTCTGTGTCTACT TATGGATGCTGGTGTCTCCAATCATATGGAAGAGCAGACAAACAGCTGAATCCGCATGA